A window from Chlamydia gallinacea 08-1274/3 encodes these proteins:
- the sdhB gene encoding succinate dehydrogenase iron-sulfur subunit codes for MDLPTTFILKIYRGTPGKQYWENFELPLHPGENVISALMEIEKHPVNVFGETVDPVVWEQGCLEEVCGSCALLVNGVPRQACTALIKEHILTTGSREITLAPLTKFPLIRDLMVDRTQMFDNLKHIQGWVTVETQGETFGVPVSQEQQKLLYALSMCMTCGCCTEACPQISTRNTFIGPAAIAQARYFHAYPGDKHKEKRLQALMDTQGIAGCGQAHNCVRVCPKKLPLTESISAMGREVSKYSLKLLFRKIFRRKKKSEN; via the coding sequence ATGGATCTTCCTACAACTTTTATATTAAAAATTTATCGAGGAACTCCAGGAAAACAATATTGGGAAAATTTTGAGCTTCCCCTACATCCTGGGGAGAATGTTATTAGTGCTCTTATGGAAATTGAAAAGCATCCTGTTAATGTTTTTGGGGAAACGGTGGACCCTGTAGTTTGGGAACAAGGATGTTTAGAAGAAGTTTGTGGATCATGTGCTTTATTAGTGAATGGCGTGCCTAGACAGGCTTGCACAGCATTGATAAAAGAGCATATCTTAACTACAGGATCTCGAGAAATTACTTTAGCTCCATTAACTAAGTTTCCTTTAATTCGGGATCTTATGGTAGATAGAACTCAGATGTTTGACAATCTAAAACATATTCAAGGATGGGTAACTGTAGAAACTCAAGGAGAAACTTTTGGTGTTCCTGTTTCTCAAGAGCAACAGAAACTTCTGTATGCATTATCTATGTGTATGACATGTGGGTGTTGTACAGAAGCTTGTCCACAAATAAGTACACGAAATACATTTATTGGCCCTGCAGCTATTGCTCAGGCACGATATTTTCATGCGTATCCTGGAGATAAACATAAGGAGAAGCGCTTACAAGCACTTATGGATACGCAGGGTATTGCTGGGTGTGGTCAAGCACATAATTGTGTTCGTGTATGTCCAAAAAAATTGCCGTTAACAGAAAGTATTTCTGCCATGGGAAGAGAAGTGTCTAAATATTCATTGAAACTTCTATTTCGCAAGATTTTCAGAAGAAAAAAGAAATCAGAAAATTAG
- the sdhA gene encoding succinate dehydrogenase flavoprotein subunit, with amino-acid sequence MERRIIIVGGGLAGLSAAMKLADHGICVHLVSLTKVKRSHSVCAQGGINAALNLHSEEEDSPYIHAYDTIKGGDFLADQPPVLEMCLAAPRIIRMLDNFGCPFNRTAQGSLDVRRFGGTLYHRTVFCGASTGQQLMYTLDEQVRRREHLGKIIKYENHEFIRLVINGSGRACGIIMMNLFNQRLEALQGDAVIFATGGPGVIFKMSTNSTFCTGAANGRLFMQGMTYANPEFIQIHPTAIPGIDKLRLISESVRGEGGRVWVPGDASKTITFPDGSQRPCGKTGEPWYFLEEMYPVYGNLVSRDVGARAILQVCEAGLGIDGRMEVFLDVTHLPLETRSKLEVVLDIYRKFTGEDPNHVPMRIFPAVHYSMGGAWVDWPAADDPDRDSRFRQMTNIPGCFNCGESDFQYHGANRLGANSLLSCLFAGLVAGDESARFISAFGSCPAQSTDFSDALQQEKEENRRLLSQDGGENIFVLHEEMAKMMVKHVTVKRNNKDLQDTLDQLKVLRERLQRVSVHDSSKFANKTFHFIRQMGPMIEIALAITKGALLRNEFRGSHYKEEFPRRDDLHWLKTTLVSYSSEEPEVSYTPVDTRHVEPTLRDYTQSSTENITLMNVPKNICLPL; translated from the coding sequence ATGGAAAGACGTATTATTATAGTTGGAGGAGGATTAGCAGGATTATCGGCTGCTATGAAATTAGCAGATCATGGGATTTGTGTTCATTTAGTGTCGTTAACAAAAGTAAAACGATCACATTCTGTCTGTGCTCAGGGGGGGATTAATGCAGCTTTAAATCTTCATTCTGAAGAAGAAGACTCTCCTTATATTCATGCTTATGACACAATTAAAGGAGGGGATTTCCTTGCAGACCAACCTCCTGTTTTAGAAATGTGCTTAGCTGCACCAAGAATTATTCGTATGCTGGATAATTTTGGTTGTCCTTTTAATCGTACAGCTCAGGGTTCTTTAGATGTACGACGTTTTGGAGGTACTTTATACCATCGTACAGTATTTTGTGGCGCTTCTACAGGTCAGCAATTAATGTACACTTTAGATGAACAAGTCCGTCGTCGTGAACATCTGGGAAAAATTATTAAATATGAAAATCATGAATTTATACGGTTGGTAATCAATGGTTCAGGAAGAGCTTGTGGAATCATTATGATGAATTTGTTTAACCAGCGATTAGAAGCTTTACAAGGAGATGCCGTTATTTTTGCTACTGGTGGTCCTGGAGTGATTTTTAAAATGTCGACCAATTCTACATTTTGTACAGGAGCAGCCAATGGACGCTTATTTATGCAGGGCATGACGTATGCCAACCCAGAATTTATTCAGATTCACCCTACGGCCATTCCAGGTATTGATAAGCTTAGATTAATATCTGAGTCTGTACGAGGCGAGGGGGGGCGTGTTTGGGTTCCTGGAGATGCTTCAAAAACGATTACTTTCCCTGATGGTTCACAGCGCCCCTGTGGAAAAACAGGAGAACCCTGGTATTTTTTAGAAGAGATGTATCCTGTTTATGGAAATTTAGTAAGTCGTGACGTTGGAGCACGAGCTATTTTACAGGTATGTGAAGCTGGATTAGGCATTGATGGGCGTATGGAGGTGTTTTTAGATGTCACGCACTTGCCTTTAGAGACGCGAAGTAAGCTCGAAGTTGTTTTAGATATCTATAGAAAATTTACAGGAGAGGATCCAAATCATGTACCCATGAGGATTTTCCCTGCTGTGCATTATTCCATGGGGGGAGCATGGGTAGATTGGCCTGCAGCTGATGATCCTGATCGCGACAGCCGTTTTCGTCAGATGACGAATATTCCTGGGTGTTTTAATTGTGGAGAATCTGATTTTCAATATCATGGAGCCAATCGTTTAGGAGCAAATTCCTTGCTTTCCTGTTTATTTGCGGGATTAGTAGCTGGAGATGAAAGTGCTCGGTTTATTTCTGCATTTGGTTCTTGTCCCGCACAATCAACGGATTTTTCTGATGCTTTGCAACAAGAGAAGGAAGAGAATAGACGTTTATTGTCCCAAGATGGCGGAGAAAATATCTTTGTTTTGCACGAAGAAATGGCAAAGATGATGGTGAAGCATGTCACTGTAAAACGCAATAATAAAGATCTTCAAGATACGTTGGATCAATTAAAGGTATTACGAGAACGCTTACAAAGAGTTTCTGTGCATGATTCTTCAAAATTTGCTAATAAGACATTTCATTTTATCCGTCAGATGGGGCCTATGATAGAGATTGCTTTGGCAATTACTAAGGGAGCATTGTTACGTAATGAGTTTCGGGGATCCCATTATAAAGAGGAATTTCCACGACGTGATGATCTACATTGGTTGAAAACAACGTTAGTATCGTATTCTTCTGAAGAGCCTGAAGTTTCTTATACTCCTGTAGATACACGACATGTAGAACCTACACTGCGAGATTACACACAATCATCAACGGAGAACATTACGTTGATGAATGTCCCTAAGAATATTTGTTTACCCCTATAG
- a CDS encoding succinate dehydrogenase/Fumarate reductase subunit — translation MRGNKEIHSAIAQKPRSYARFVLRCVHSLSGIVFTLFLCEHIFTNMLASSYFLEGSGFVQLVSSFHRIPGLKAIEIVCLALPFLCHAILGIPYLFQACPNAGISRGSKPALLYARNIAYTWQRRTAWILLFGLIFHVVQFRFVCYPVYVELHGQTYYGVKIHPERYSAIVRGTHGMFTVNFSDPQKHTLRLDISDFEGSQVSRLSTHPYLLTPSIGTAFLYVVRNALGSLWVAVFYTVLVLAAAFHGFNGLWTFISRWGIVLPTRLQTGLRNVCYCAMVIVSAMGVSTIWNIYNMA, via the coding sequence ATGCGTGGGAATAAGGAAATTCATTCTGCAATTGCTCAGAAACCACGAAGCTATGCTCGCTTTGTGTTGCGTTGTGTGCATTCTTTATCTGGGATAGTCTTCACATTATTTCTTTGTGAACATATTTTTACTAATATGTTGGCTTCTTCTTATTTTCTTGAGGGCTCGGGTTTTGTTCAATTAGTAAGTAGTTTTCACCGCATTCCTGGTTTGAAAGCTATAGAAATCGTGTGTTTAGCTTTGCCTTTTCTATGTCATGCAATCCTTGGCATTCCATATCTTTTCCAAGCATGTCCTAATGCAGGTATTTCCCGGGGAAGTAAGCCTGCGTTACTATACGCTAGGAATATTGCGTATACTTGGCAAAGGAGAACAGCATGGATTTTACTTTTTGGATTGATCTTTCATGTTGTGCAGTTTCGTTTTGTCTGTTATCCCGTTTATGTAGAATTGCATGGGCAGACTTATTATGGCGTGAAGATCCATCCTGAGAGGTATTCTGCTATAGTGCGAGGAACCCATGGAATGTTTACAGTAAATTTTTCTGATCCTCAAAAACATACATTGCGTTTGGATATTAGTGATTTTGAAGGTAGTCAAGTTTCACGTTTATCAACACATCCGTATCTTCTTACACCTAGTATAGGCACAGCTTTCCTGTATGTGGTGCGAAATGCTTTAGGATCGTTGTGGGTAGCTGTTTTTTATACAGTACTTGTCCTTGCTGCTGCGTTTCATGGATTTAATGGGTTGTGGACGTTTATCTCTCGTTGGGGAATAGTTCTTCCTACACGGTTACAGACAGGTTTGCGTAATGTATGTTATTGTGCCATGGTTATTGTTTCTGCTATGGGCGTGAGTACGATTTGGAATATATATAACATGGCGTAG
- a CDS encoding TatD family hydrolase, with protein sequence MSLADAHVHLSDAAFCEDVDDVMARARDSGVSLVVNVTTTKNELDTSFAYAERFSYMRFCHVAGTPPQDAQNVIEDDFRYFRDVAHTGKLSAIGEVGLDYYFADTEITRERQKEVLCRYLSLALECALPLVIHCRAAFSDFFSILDQYYHHDSRSCPGMLHCFTGTLDEAKELLSRGWFISISGIVTFKNAQDLRDLVAEIPLDHLLIETDAPFLAPTPWRGKKNEPAYIIHTIETIATIYGISIKDLKDIAYTNILRFLHKTKN encoded by the coding sequence ATGAGTTTAGCTGATGCCCATGTGCATCTTTCAGACGCCGCTTTTTGTGAAGATGTGGATGATGTGATGGCTCGAGCTAGGGATTCGGGAGTATCCCTTGTGGTGAATGTAACGACAACCAAAAACGAGCTTGATACATCATTTGCTTATGCAGAGAGGTTCTCATACATGCGTTTTTGTCATGTTGCAGGAACTCCTCCCCAGGATGCTCAGAACGTTATAGAAGATGATTTTCGCTATTTTCGTGACGTGGCTCATACAGGGAAATTATCTGCTATTGGAGAAGTCGGGTTAGATTATTATTTTGCGGATACTGAGATAACTAGAGAAAGACAAAAGGAAGTTCTTTGTCGGTATTTATCTTTAGCATTGGAGTGTGCTTTACCTCTTGTTATTCATTGTCGTGCTGCCTTCTCTGACTTTTTCTCTATATTAGATCAATACTATCACCATGATTCTCGCTCTTGTCCGGGAATGTTACATTGTTTTACTGGAACGCTAGATGAAGCTAAGGAACTACTTTCTCGTGGGTGGTTTATATCTATCAGTGGCATTGTTACTTTTAAGAATGCCCAGGATTTACGAGATCTCGTTGCTGAAATTCCCCTAGATCATTTGCTCATAGAAACAGATGCTCCTTTTCTTGCTCCAACTCCTTGGCGAGGTAAGAAAAATGAACCCGCTTATATAATACACACGATAGAAACCATTGCAACAATTTACGGTATAAGCATAAAGGATCTTAAAGATATCGCTTATACAAATATCCTACGTTTTCTTCATAAAACCAAAAATTAA
- a CDS encoding protein-disulfide reductase DsbD family protein — protein sequence MNKIKRYFQTILATACFLLPMSMRTLYAQEKGKEELGASLISADSHIPRGGQFRVGIRIAGPEGSHIYWKNPGEVGSPLKICWNLPEGFVVNEEHWPAPQVFEEEGTTYFGYDSTALIVADISSPANVEGEGADIQAHVEWLACSDSCVPGKADLKLSLPYGEGNEVIHPDDARDFARTLQLRPRVLAEGQQVVLEKSSDGKIIVNIPVSSEAEKAWFISEKADRIFACSEEEAIKVGTQTQWKLSVKTRDHIQSNQELEGVLLLTDRLGRQLESFIIRGHIAGDPVTPSSGILGYATILVMAFFGGLLLNIMPCVLPLITLKVYGLIKSAGEQRSSVIRNGLCFTLGVVGCFWALAGVAVFLKMLGHNIGWGFQLQEPMFVATLMIIFFLFALSSLGLFEVGAMFTNLGSKLQSAEMGTPRNTAISSLCNGILATLVTTPCTGPFLGSVLGLVMSLTFASQLLIFTAIGLGMALPYLIFAIFPKMLSLLPKPGGWMSAFKQLTGFMLLGTVTWLAWIFGSETSTTALIILLSGLWLSGLGAWIQGKWGTPVSPRRMRAVASTVFFGCILGALSLSFVASRYFVEMHNPAESETWQPFSSAKLAALRKEGHPVFVNFTAKWCLTCQMNKHVLYAHTVQEIFKQHGVVTLEADWTRQDPGITEELARLGRASVPSYVYYPPNQKEPIVLPEKLTQTVIENMFFSQR from the coding sequence TTGAATAAAATCAAAAGGTATTTTCAAACTATCCTAGCAACAGCATGCTTCTTGTTACCTATGTCTATGAGAACTTTATATGCTCAAGAAAAAGGCAAGGAAGAATTAGGAGCCAGTTTAATTTCTGCAGATTCTCATATCCCTCGAGGTGGACAATTCCGTGTGGGGATACGAATTGCTGGACCCGAAGGTAGCCATATTTATTGGAAAAACCCTGGGGAAGTGGGTAGCCCGTTAAAGATTTGTTGGAATTTACCCGAAGGATTTGTTGTTAACGAGGAACATTGGCCCGCACCTCAGGTTTTTGAGGAAGAGGGTACAACCTATTTCGGTTATGACAGTACTGCGTTGATTGTTGCAGATATAAGTTCTCCTGCAAATGTTGAGGGAGAAGGTGCGGACATACAGGCTCATGTAGAATGGTTAGCATGTAGTGATAGCTGCGTTCCTGGTAAAGCAGATTTAAAATTGTCTCTTCCCTATGGAGAGGGTAACGAAGTCATCCATCCTGATGATGCACGAGATTTTGCCAGAACCTTGCAGCTGCGTCCTCGTGTTTTAGCAGAGGGGCAGCAGGTAGTATTGGAGAAGAGTTCTGACGGGAAGATCATCGTTAATATCCCCGTGTCTAGTGAGGCAGAGAAGGCATGGTTTATATCTGAAAAAGCAGATAGAATTTTTGCTTGTTCTGAAGAAGAAGCTATAAAAGTTGGTACACAAACACAATGGAAGTTAAGTGTAAAGACACGAGATCATATTCAAAGTAACCAAGAATTAGAAGGTGTCTTGTTACTCACAGATCGCTTAGGAAGGCAATTGGAATCTTTTATTATTCGTGGTCATATTGCGGGCGATCCAGTAACACCAAGTTCAGGCATTCTAGGTTATGCAACTATTTTAGTTATGGCATTTTTCGGAGGTCTTTTATTAAACATCATGCCCTGTGTGCTACCTCTGATTACTCTTAAAGTCTACGGATTAATTAAGTCTGCTGGGGAACAACGTTCTTCAGTCATTAGGAACGGGCTATGTTTTACCCTAGGTGTTGTGGGATGTTTTTGGGCATTAGCTGGAGTTGCGGTTTTTTTAAAAATGCTAGGGCATAATATTGGTTGGGGATTCCAGTTACAAGAGCCCATGTTTGTTGCAACTTTAATGATTATCTTTTTCCTTTTTGCTTTGAGTTCTCTCGGTTTATTTGAAGTAGGAGCCATGTTTACAAATTTAGGGAGCAAATTGCAATCCGCAGAGATGGGAACCCCAAGGAATACAGCTATAAGTTCTCTATGTAACGGTATCCTCGCTACGTTGGTGACAACGCCTTGTACGGGACCATTCTTAGGTTCGGTATTAGGGTTGGTTATGTCGTTAACATTTGCAAGTCAGTTACTTATATTTACTGCTATTGGTTTAGGAATGGCTCTTCCTTACCTAATATTTGCGATTTTCCCCAAGATGCTTTCCCTACTTCCTAAACCTGGAGGTTGGATGAGTGCATTCAAACAGCTTACAGGTTTTATGCTTCTGGGAACGGTAACGTGGCTAGCATGGATTTTTGGTTCAGAGACAAGTACAACAGCGTTGATTATTTTATTATCGGGTTTATGGTTGTCCGGACTTGGCGCATGGATTCAAGGGAAATGGGGAACTCCTGTATCTCCTAGGAGAATGAGGGCTGTAGCTTCCACAGTATTTTTCGGATGCATTTTGGGGGCGCTATCCTTAAGTTTTGTTGCTTCTCGCTATTTTGTAGAAATGCACAATCCTGCAGAAAGCGAAACGTGGCAACCATTTTCCTCTGCGAAACTTGCAGCATTGCGTAAGGAAGGTCATCCAGTGTTCGTGAACTTTACTGCTAAGTGGTGCTTAACGTGTCAAATGAATAAGCATGTGTTATATGCACATACGGTACAGGAAATATTTAAGCAGCACGGTGTAGTCACTCTAGAAGCTGACTGGACACGTCAAGATCCTGGAATTACTGAAGAACTTGCTCGTTTAGGGCGAGCTAGCGTTCCTTCCTATGTGTATTATCCTCCGAATCAGAAGGAACCCATCGTGCTTCCTGAGAAATTAACGCAAACTGTTATTGAAAATATGTTCTTTTCGCAACGGTAA
- a CDS encoding MotA/TolQ/ExbB proton channel family protein, with protein sequence MLQSTHNPIIQAFQEADLFGKGIFFSLLLLSLCTWTVLHQKLVIQKKFLKSGKSLKDFLIKNRHAPLSLEIHPELNPFADLYFTIKRGTLELLDKNRQQAPDQGPLLFTEDIQSLETLLGAVMPKYRALVHENNFIPITTISLAPFLGLLGTVWGILLAFSHIHSGQVQNTAMMEGLATALGTTIVGLFVAIPSLIGFNYLKAHSSRLILEIEQTAYLLLNSIEVKYRQTKL encoded by the coding sequence ATGCTACAGAGTACTCATAATCCCATTATCCAGGCCTTTCAGGAAGCGGATCTTTTTGGTAAAGGGATATTTTTCAGCCTATTGCTCCTTTCTTTATGTACCTGGACAGTACTACACCAGAAGCTTGTCATTCAAAAAAAATTTTTAAAATCAGGAAAATCTCTTAAAGATTTCTTAATAAAAAACCGTCACGCCCCCTTATCCTTAGAAATTCACCCCGAACTTAATCCTTTTGCTGATCTTTACTTCACAATTAAACGAGGAACTTTAGAACTCTTAGATAAAAATCGCCAACAAGCTCCGGATCAAGGCCCCCTATTATTCACTGAAGATATCCAATCTTTAGAAACGTTACTGGGGGCTGTTATGCCAAAATATCGTGCGCTTGTGCATGAAAATAACTTCATTCCCATAACAACAATAAGTCTTGCCCCCTTCTTAGGTCTTTTAGGAACCGTTTGGGGGATTTTATTAGCTTTTTCCCACATTCATTCAGGTCAAGTACAGAATACAGCCATGATGGAAGGATTAGCCACAGCTCTAGGCACAACAATTGTCGGATTATTTGTAGCCATCCCCTCTCTTATCGGATTTAATTACCTTAAAGCCCACTCTTCCCGATTAATTTTAGAAATCGAACAAACCGCATATTTATTATTAAATTCCATAGAAGTAAAATACCGCCAAACAAAACTATGA
- a CDS encoding ExbD/TolR family protein codes for MKYISIEDTEEESSVNLTPLIDIVFVILMAFMITMPLLRLDSIALAPGTQKHEIFEKKEELPTTIKVFADCTITLNDQVLALGELKAQLTRLYQQNPHRIPLLLQDGNTPFKVYQEVKATVESAGFPELHIALKS; via the coding sequence ATGAAGTATATTAGCATCGAAGATACCGAAGAAGAATCTAGTGTAAACCTTACGCCACTCATTGACATTGTCTTTGTTATTCTCATGGCCTTTATGATTACTATGCCTTTACTGCGGTTAGATTCGATTGCTCTAGCTCCAGGGACACAAAAACATGAAATATTCGAGAAAAAGGAGGAGTTACCAACCACAATTAAAGTATTTGCAGACTGTACGATTACATTAAACGATCAGGTACTTGCTTTAGGAGAACTGAAAGCACAACTCACACGTTTATATCAACAAAATCCGCACAGAATCCCTTTGCTCCTACAAGATGGAAACACTCCGTTTAAAGTATATCAAGAAGTCAAGGCCACTGTAGAGTCTGCAGGATTCCCTGAACTTCACATAGCTTTAAAAAGCTAG
- a CDS encoding inclusion-associated protein, translating to MRIFFPYVFFAALIHGVCIALLLCSPEKKNRPKLKPFKEKLVFLHESPADQPEVSPKTHQVRKIPATPLSRSDKQPEIPTTSKAIPHQPQEKPIDKPQPKEAPKTTKHIPAQNTKLKTISDLTKKLSDHLEVSTSHLTLALPKQQEIPSSESTLAETQEELSQLLRQYIVLPISKEIRLKLILTPQGKVYECTILSPISEAEKQFILTHIREIPFTKFLDKYKISKNITFHIKLLSNES from the coding sequence ATGCGTATATTCTTCCCTTATGTGTTCTTTGCAGCTTTAATTCACGGAGTTTGCATCGCTCTTTTACTTTGTTCCCCAGAGAAAAAAAACCGTCCAAAACTCAAGCCTTTTAAAGAAAAACTTGTCTTTCTTCATGAATCTCCAGCAGACCAACCTGAAGTATCCCCTAAAACCCACCAAGTCCGCAAAATACCTGCTACTCCGCTTTCCCGTTCGGACAAACAACCCGAGATACCTACAACAAGCAAAGCAATTCCTCATCAGCCGCAAGAAAAACCTATAGACAAACCCCAGCCTAAAGAAGCTCCAAAAACAACTAAGCATATCCCTGCTCAAAACACTAAACTTAAAACTATCTCAGATCTTACAAAAAAACTTTCCGATCACCTGGAAGTTAGCACATCGCATCTAACTCTTGCTTTGCCAAAACAACAGGAAATCCCTTCATCAGAATCTACATTAGCAGAAACACAAGAAGAACTCAGCCAACTCCTCCGTCAATATATTGTCCTACCTATCTCTAAAGAAATACGTCTTAAACTCATACTGACTCCTCAAGGAAAAGTCTATGAATGCACAATTCTATCGCCAATTAGTGAAGCAGAAAAACAGTTTATTCTTACACATATACGAGAAATTCCTTTTACAAAATTCCTAGACAAATACAAAATCTCGAAAAATATCACTTTTCATATTAAGCTTCTAAGTAATGAGTCTTAA